One window of Medicago truncatula cultivar Jemalong A17 chromosome 2, MtrunA17r5.0-ANR, whole genome shotgun sequence genomic DNA carries:
- the LOC11443660 gene encoding 30S ribosomal protein S16-2, chloroplastic/mitochondrial, whose translation MVVRIRLSRLGCKNKPFYRVMAADSRSPRDGKHLEVLGYYNPLPGQDGGKRMGINFDRVKYWLSVGAQPSNPVERLLFRAGLLPPPPTVAMARKGGPRDMRPVDALTGRIIGQQKPPSSNNSDTAVIENP comes from the exons ATGGTGGTTAGAATTCGATTATCACGTTTAGGATGCAAAAACAAACCATTTTACCGTGTTATGGCTGCTGATAGCAGATCTCCGAGAGATGGAAAGCACCTCGAAGTTCTTGGTTACTATAATCCCTTACCTGGTCAAGATGGTGGCAAAAGAATGGGTATCAACTTTGATAGAGTCAA gTATTGGCTTTCTGTTGGAGCTCAGCCTTCAAATCCCGTCGAGCGTCTTCTGTTTCGAGCAGGGTTACTTCCTCCACCGCCGACTGTGGCCATGGCCCGTAAAGGGGGACCCCGTGACATGCGTCCTGTTGATGCGTTAACCGGGCGTATCATTGGTCAACAGAAGCCTCCTAGTTCCAACAACAGTGACACTGCCGTAATTGAAAACCCTTGA
- the LOC120578172 gene encoding protein MAINTENANCE OF MERISTEMS-like, whose translation MPMGEMTVTLDDVACLTHLPIEGRMLAHGKKMPKHEGAELLMTYLDVSQNEAQKICNQEYGGYISYPRLREFYTSYLGRANVLAGTEDAEELEELARVRTYCVRCYLLYLVGCLLFGDRSNKCIELIYLTTMADGYAGMRNYSWGAMTLAYLYGELADACRPGHRALGGSVTLLTAWFLAHFPGFLVLISTLTTWKTIRLQRGGSSRRVMGRGSRIGHCSIVYS comes from the exons atgccgatgggggagatgactgtgacattggatgatgtcgcatgtctgacgcatcttcctattgaggggcggatgttggctcatgggaagaagatgcccaAGCATGAGGGAGCGGAACTGCTGATGACGTATCTGGATGTGTCCCAGAATGAGGCTCAGAAGATCTGCAACCAGGAGTACGGCGGGTACATTAGCTACCCGAGGCTGAGGGAGTTCTATACCtcgtaccttggtagggccaacGTATTGGCGGGTACGGAGGATGCTGAGGAGCTTGAGGAGTTGGCGAGGGTCAGGACATACTGCGTCCGGTGTTACCTTCTGTACTTggtcggatgcttgttgtttggcgatagaagcaacaagtGCATCGAGCTGATATATTTGACGACCATGGCGGACGGATAcgcagggatgcgtaattattcctggggagCTATGACCCTCGCCTACCTATACGGCGAGTTGGCGGATGCATGTAGGCCTGGACACAGAGCGCTTGGggggagcgtgacactgctgact gcatggtttttggcgcattttccagGTTTTTTAGTGTTGATCTCAACACTGACTACCTGGAAAACTATCCGGTtgcagcgaggtggaagctccagaagggtcatggggaggggatcacgtatcggtcactgctcgatcgtatacagttag